In the Cucurbita pepo subsp. pepo cultivar mu-cu-16 chromosome LG17, ASM280686v2, whole genome shotgun sequence genome, TCCTTGTATTTTCTATGACAAAAAAAATCCTGAGAGTAATATGAGAAGCTTTTGTTCTTTCAATTATGATATCAGCAAGTTTATCTCTTTGTCCTGCAATGAGAAAGCAAGAATCAAAGTGCTTTTGGAGTACTTTGACAGTAATGTTAAACAAAACACTAATGAGAGAAGGTACCATTTATAATCTAAATGGCTATCTATTTCAAACTCTCAGAGACAATTTTAGTATGCAATCATACAGATTTTGAATGGTTTTAGTACCCAACAAAACAATCTCCTGCACCTGCAGCTGCAGAGTTGAGCCCAATTTCTATGACAGGGAAAAAAGTGTTAAAAGAAGACAAATTTGAGTATGATGGGTTACCTTTACCAAAAGCTTCGAGTCATCGAACATATCTATTCAAACAAGTCGAATAAACAGCTTTAAGAACAGAAAcgatttcattgatgaatgatgaacgatgAACAAAGTGATGGAGTAAAAAACTCCCAAACCTAAAGGCATTCATAAGAAAGTTCTCCAAGGGTATTTATATTTACACAAATGCACAGTCCCAAAGAAAATTGGGTTTAGAGCCATCCATACTGTTTATAAATCATTCAAACTAAGAACTCGTTTAAGAACGCATACAACTAGTTCGAGACAACAGCAAATTTGATTACATTCCGACCTAATGATaacattaaagaagaaaaaaaaaaaaagacttacATCTTCGTATGCCGAAAAGAAGAGATCGTTGAAGCCAAAGAATGCCTCCTGTTAATCCCACAGCAGTTCTTGGCTGCTAGAAGAAGATTCCATGAACAATCGTCTATGAATCTAATTCATcatcaaacatgttttttacCTTTCATAGAACTGTAATTGTAACTAAAAGTTAATTCTAAGACgtcaattttctttcatattgtGCATGTTCTAGCATAGGCAGCAATCTAGACAGCATCTTATGCAACACAACGTAATTTACCGGTCGGTTGTCTCCATTGACATCCGATTTCGACATTATCGTGATCTCTTGAGAATCCAAATTTTCACTGAACAGTTCATTCCAAAAGTCATTGTCTTCGTTGATATTTGCTTTCATCATAAGTTCTAATACTTTTTCCAAGGTTGCAACACTCCTACCAGCACCACAACCCATGGCTGTAGCAGCACCCACAGCATTCGCAATTGTTAGTGTGTCCAAGGTTGGCAAATTGTGTATATAACCATAGGCAATTGCTGCTACGAAGCTATCTCCACATCCAACAGTGTCAACAACATTCACCTTATTCACAAGCAGATAAGCTACATTTAGCAATTATAGCACTAGGTGAACAAAACTTTCAAGAatgcaaataaatattttttttttataggaaacATAAACCATTCATCGATCGACGTATGAAACAGATACAAAAGGAAATCCAATCAGAGATAATTACGAACGGAGAAAAATGAATCCAAGTTAGAGcaagataattacaaaaacCTTCCAATCTAAACTGATGGCATCAGTAGAATAATTAGGAAACAACCTATGTTGAGCACTTCGTTGAGGCCGTAAACGGTAGAAAACCCCATCACGGTAGAAGTTAGAAACATTTTTAGGCTAGTAAAGGTGTGCTATTCATTAGCGATGGAGTTTGTTGATAGGAGTTGGTTATAAATAAAGGGTGTGGGAGAGGATGACATAAGGAGTAATTGTGGGTGTTTAGTCTCGAGCGTACTTAGGTGGGAAGGGTCCGAGTACCAGAATGTAGATGTGGATGTTTATTTAGGCTTGATATACTCGAGAGGAAACGCTCCCAGTTTCTTGAACTACTTGAATATTCTACTGGATTTTCTTCCCTTCAATATTgcttctattttcattttaattctctagtttctattaaaataattctccAGAACCAAGGGGTCGATCGAAAGGGTAGTGGAGTTACATGGTTAGTGTGTACATCAGGTGATTCACGTCGAGATTTTAGTGGGAATCGTCACAAACTAGCCATGTAACTCCACTACCCTTTCGGTCACAAGCCATCAAAAACAAAGACATCTGAACTTGtccacaacaaaaacaaactaaaaaagagCTCCATTCAATGGCAACGTCACAAACTAGGCTATAATTAACATCTCCACAAACAAAAGTCACAAACTATTCATAGACATCAAGGAAataacctgaaaaataaagttaagaAATTGGATGGAAGCATATGGAACATTAATCTAATACCTTGAACGCAGGTGCACAAGCGATGCCCGTCTTAGTTATCAAAATTGAACCTCTCGGACCCATTTTGACAATAACCCACTTTGTACGCACGCCTTTCTTTAGCAACTCCTTCCCTGCTAGTATTGGATCCTTTATGCCAGTCAGGGACTCGGCCTgtgaaatgaattaaaaatagatttaattcAGCAATATTTTGTGAATTGTTCTGCTAAACAGTTTCTAAAAagattatgaattaaatttaaatggacaacaaatgttttctttaatGGAAAACTGAGCTATAACGGAAGGAATGAGAGAATACAACAAGACATCTTTTATTATATGCTTACAACTGAATGAAGAACATCTCATATGATACTTAAATGAATTAAGAAGTTTACCTCGTCAGACGTTAGAAGTAGAGCATCACTCATCCTCAAGAAATGGCCTAAAGCACTTATTTCGTCAGGAGTACCAACAGACAAGCTCTTTCCACGTGGTCCAGGATCAAAAAAGATCGACGTTCCAACCTCCAACGCATATTTTACAATTGAAATAATGAAGTTAGgtgtgagctcatcaaagccATAACCATTACAAAACAGGACCTTTGACCGTCTAACAGTCGTCTTAATCTCTCCAGATAGTTCGTTAATCCAGCTGAAAGCAGGCTCCTTAGAGAAATCAGCTCGNaaaaaaaaaaaaaaaaaaaaaaaaaaaaaaaaaaaaaaaaaaaaaaaaaaacgattcATATAAGAGTTAAATTCACATAAcatgttattctttttttttcttttctttttatggcTTGTACCTGCAGAAACCATGTCTTTGTAGTGGATCCACCAGAACCCAACATAGAAGAGTCTCATAAAAGGTCTTAGAACTGGCAACATGACTAACATTACTCATTCCAACAGTAGAAATTCCTTCATCATGAAGTACATCAAGAAGAAATTGGCCATAGATTTCATTTCCCACATGACCAATTGTAGCACAACGAAGTCCCAATCTAGCAGCCGCTATTGCCATATTGCAGTTGCCGCCTGCTTCCCAATACCGCTGCCATACAGAACCACATACTCGATtagagattaaaatatataatttttcagAGAACGACGATAAAAGGCAAAGGACTTGTTTGCTTGGCCAAGAAAAACTTTAATCTGAGACTGAAAACAGTATGATCATGTGAAACTATTCGGTTCGATATGTGGTTTGGAAAGTATGATCATGTTAAACTGTGAAAACCTAATAAATACTTCTCTTTAACTCAAAGAAATTTTCCGATCGTCCCTACACTTCAACTGGCTGCCTCATAAATCAAGCTTGTCCGATTAAATCATAACTTTTAATCTCATTGAGGCACTCATTGTCAAGTGTTCTTTGTCATTCCCACTTTTTCTGGTTCTATAGATAACGGTGTCCTATAGGTTAGAAATGCTATACTCAATAAATTATGGGGTCAAGAGTCTTTGAAAATACACCTTCCTACCAAGACAATCCCTTGTAGAATTAGGATTACGACCAACATTTCCTGATAGAAAACTAACAAAGTTAATGGAAAATCATCTTGTAACTATTTAAGAAGCATAGCCTGCAACATACCCCAATCTGCAGCAGACAATAGTTTAAGGTGAAGCTTATATCAAGACAATGTTTGAACAATATCGATGTAAAACAAATACCATGTCATAGTATAATGAACCCATAAACATATAGCATGATTAGTAGAGCTAGCCACAAATTCTTCAAGTCTGTTTCTTTCACAATACAAGGAGGGAGGAGGATGTGGAAGGCAACAATACGGCTAGAGCTAGAGTGAGGTCATTGCCGGCTAGAACTAGAGGGTTTGGCTGGGAAGGCCTACTCATTTACATGAAGGAATCATCAGCTTCTTTGATCCTAAGCTACAAATTTGTGGTCAAATAGCTTCAGAGATGGGCTTACTTTTGTCAATCATAGCAAGGCCTTCTCCTTTCTATTGGTAAAGGATGGATTACAAGAAGCCTGACCAATATTGTAGCCAAACTACAGAAGGTAAAACCTTCGCTGAAAACAGGTTTGCTCTCGAGTCCTAAGAAACTACAACTGTACTGCTCTCTTCCCaatataatatcaaattaaGCATAGAATTCTCACAGGAACATCATCTCCAGTATGAAAAAGTCCAATCCTGGTGCTTTGAGTTGAATGCACATTCAGCTAAAGACCATCATGCACTACGAAAAAGTTTCTATGCTCCAGCCTATAAAAGCGTTAAATAATTATCCTAACATTTCAATGAGCATAAAACTTCAACAGCAGTAATTTTTACCATTCTCCCCATTCTCTATAACGACACTTTCATAGAGCATTCATAGGAATTATCGGAATGAGCAACAATACAAGATTTTTAAGCGAGAAGGAGAGATGCATTGAAGTTATGGTCGAACACATCATTTTTCTGGCTTTAAACTAGTGTAAACATGTTCCATCTTCTAATAACTATAGTTCACACTTTCTTATATCCAATTGGAAAAGTTTTTCTGTAGCTTCAACTGGATGggatttcttctttgtttcttttcttaaacGTTTCATactatcaatgaaattgtttcctACCCAATAAGGAACTATAACTATGTGTCCCCAAATACCTTACACAATTAAGAAAAGGGCATGAAAACCACACAAATTACGGACCAAATTCAGCCAAATCACATTCATAAACTCCCAGGTAATGTAGTGAAATCAAGTGTTAGTAAGAATTCAAACAACGAACAACTTACTTAAAATCCTCAACTCCATGAACAACAGATTATTGAGATAACAACAGTGATGGGGCTCCATTTACACGCACTAAAAACAGGAAAAAGCCGGctaagaacaacaaaaacaaaccttaTCAGGAGGCGAGGAGGACAGGCGTTCCATATACGCCTTGCGCTCATCGTCATCTTCTGGAGGTAAATTAGGAACATTAAGCACAATATCCACACAAAGATTTCCAAGAGTAGCAACATCTATATCCTTGGCATTAGCGCTCCTAAATTTAGAAACCGCCGCACCCTCATTCGAGAAATTGAAGGAGCTCGCAAAATGCTTAGGCTCCGATACTTCAACCTTTTTGCAGCAAAGAAAAAACCGACTGGGTTTTGGAGAAATCGAAGGACGAACCCCAAAACTCCGATAAAATCCAGGGCGAGAAGGAAGTCCGGTGAAGCAATGGACAGAAGAATCGAGAGAAACAGCGGTTAGCGGCATTCGGACGGGAGTTAAAGACGAAGAGCGAGGGAATTAGCGTTGTGGGTTGGTGGGTTTCAAGCAGGAAGATGAGAAACAAGAGGAAAGCGAGGGAATTTGAAGCTCGACATACCGAATCAACCAAAATTATCCGCGAAATTGGTTCTTTCGGATTTATTCCTTCATGGGATCTGATTGATACCTCTAATCCTTTGCTTATCGTTCACAAATGCTTATTGTCAATGAGCCAAAACCCAAGAACCAAGAGCCCCTCGCTTCACCAGCAGGCCACGACCTACGACCCGCCCCCAAAACTCACAAAGGATTTCTGGCTTAGACGGAAGATCATAAGAGTAAATAAGAAAcctttttctaaaacctttttttttttaatatttttttaaaatatttttttagatgaGACTAAGGACGGGATTATACTTCGGACTACCGCCCAATTTCTAATATCGCACggcttaatataaatatattttcaacatatattaaaaaattaattaattaatttcgaGATTTTGTTGTatgttttctaatttataaatattatgtttaatattaaattttttaattttggtttattatgattttttttataattttttaataaaaaattatattaaaaaaataaaaactttaaaataactattttttcaaaagaataataaacgggaaaatattatttgcaGGATTTCGATTATTAttactaatatttatttaaggatattttaataaaatggtaaTCTCAAGCTAAGATTCTGCTCGTGAGCGTAATGGTATAAGTCTGCCTGACTGTGAGACTGACTGGTCGAACAGAGACGAAAGTCGACCATAGTGATTCGAGAGTTCCGTGTGGAAGGGCTCTCGCTCAACGGATCAAAGGTACGCCGAGGATAACAGGCTGATGACTCCCAAGAGCTCTTATCGACAGGGTCGTTTGACACCTCGATGTCGACTCATCACATCCTGGGGTTGAAGAAGGTCCCAAGGGTTCGGTTGTTCGCCGATTCAAGTGGTACGTGAGTTGGGTTTAGAACGTCGTGAGACACTTCAGTTCCTATCTACCCTTGGTGTTAAAGAGAGAACTGCGAGGAGCCAACCCTAATACGAGAGGACTGGGTTGGaccaattattaaaattaaagtaatgaaaaaaattagaggATCCATACAATAATATTGAAACCGTAATTTCTTGGCTTAGGCTTCCAACTGAATTGACTTTATGGTCTTGTCGCCCGCCAGCCGAAGCTAAGAAAGTTTGCAACAGTCTACCAGTAGCGTAGGAGAGGGTTACTGTACATACAAAAGTCTTCCCGTTTTTACGTAACCTTTTTTATTACCAGTCAAGTAGTACAACAAGGATCGTACACATCTCGTTACATGGCTCTAGAACATCCTCGTCGTCAACTGGGTAGCTAAAGTAGCATcggaaaagacaaaaaaactcgaatgaatataaaaaaatatttcgtctcatttttaaatttaaaatattaccataataaaaaatcaaatgaaattttagaataaaaaatatataccttacatgaaaagatttttatttttatttttttattttttatgccCATCAACtttacttaaattaataattaatatattattttagaagaaaaaaatggtcaaatctaaatcataattataattaacttAATTCTATAATTAACATTATTAAGATTAATTGTGTGTTTAgcttgatttttaaaatatttatggacgattaaaatgattttttttaaatatttgtcgttaaaattttaaccattttaaaatatttggtcGAAAGGAGTCCGATAATCAGTCggaatttttattctaaaccTACAATTAAACAAAACTCGACTAATTcagttttaattttgatcatGGCCTTAAAAAAATGGACTATGGCACCCGAGTAAAACATGGGTAGATAAATGAACCAAGACCACATTTGAATCAGAGCGATCCTAAGAATACAATGTCTTTATACCAACCAAATGcattttcttttcggtgacTATGTCGAATgggtgaggacaaaacatgctggaaATACTCATGTTGGTCTGTgaggatagttttcactcttggAAGCAACGAGCGAGTGACGTGACCATATCGTATGAAATTGTCGGACCCATTAGATACCGAATTCATGTTTTGAATCGTGGAcatgggtcattacaaatagtTCCAGAGCGACAATCTCATCTCGGGGTGGACGGACTAAGTGAGTCAACAAAGTAGTGGATAATCAACTAAGAGTATTAGTGGCTTCAAAGACTTGATAGCACCTTATCTTACCAAAATTTACATATGGTTGGGATGAACTCTATGTGTTCTTTGGTGGGTAGCTAggatttgacatttttaatatcaatttgacatcgaaaatgatttatttttaaaagtttattagtTTAAATGCATcgaatagttttaaattttaacgattgtctagaaaaaaaaacattaaaatggAGTATAATTAGATCGGTGGAAAGTATTGGTCGAGATCTGAAAGTGGTTGGTCATGAGTGGAATTGATgcaataattatatcatttaaaataaaatgagtgGAGGTGTATCGTAAAAACGGTGAAGATCGAATCATCGATCTTTTGAATTGTAATTAATATCTTGTTCACTGAGCTATGCTTGAATTGGtatttgcattttattttaaatattattattatttattttatttataggctaattttgaaaaaatttgtgtttatctTGAAATTGctgtaaataattaaataaagaatatcTACGACGACGTAGAAAATAAAGATTCTTCATCTCAAAAGATACGTTCATATCTTTAACCTGATCAATTTTTATACAAGAACTTGAACGTCAATGTATGTAAAGGATGCTAATGATGTCACGACCGATACATTATAATGATTTCCTtcttattttaacaaataaaaaaaaaattcacgcAGTATTTggattaacaaaatttataaattcaataatacctttaaagttttaaaaaaatataaaaaaaaattaattttatccgttaatattttgtttcaaaaaaaatttaattttttttattaatatccttactttttaaaaaaaattcaaaaatattatttgaacatttaaaataattttaacggTGCCGTAactaaacttttgaaaatttaagggcatttttttttaactttctttaaaaattcaaagatattttttaaataaaatattaacgatTTTTATTCCAAACTAATTAtacggtttttttttttaatttaaatatattttttagactttttgaaaatggaaagtattattgaaagtttgaacgtttatagatatttatgagacaaaatataaaatttacaggtatttttattaatttaattctaaaataaaataagcacAAATTCCAATATAAAAGTgaatctttatatatatatatatatatatagtaattaTTTTGTTGGGACTAAATCAAACGAAGCAATGATGAACAACGTTGAATGAATTAGGTTTAATTAGTGGTGTTGTAGCTTTCTTAATTACTCAATCttcttcattaaaatatttataaacgtATTATCATTCGATTCTCTAACAACTTAGATTTGTTCGGGTCACTAgcgttcattttttttttttttaatgtgaattGACAAACCGAGTAAAGATTTGAACAAAAGAATCGTTgttaaagaacaaaatatttaaaatcaagaGATTTCTCAATTATGACtgcaaaatattttagtttatttgtcTGTAGGGCTATAACgtcccacgtcaattggagagaagaacaaaacattctttataagggtgtggaaacctctccctaccgtATACGAGCGGATGCTTATCTTTTATCAAATGTTATAGTATTAATCGTAAGGTTTTATCGAGTCGGGTCAAATATAaacgatttatttattttttcaagagGACACTATCCACTCATGTCtcgggtatatatatatgcattaTTCAACTTTGGttttcaaatgggttttcCATTTTGATGCCGATCGATATTGACGGAGTGacatttagagagagagagatatcAAAGTTGTCACTCATTGCATCGAAAGACTACGGACTCATTTTGTAGATTACATGTTAGTAAAAAGCTAAGCTATGAAATCTACTCGGGATCATGTTGCTTTCCAATTccattttagagagagaatctAAAGACGTACCcaatttttcgattttacgtTCTTTTCATCAATTATTGTTCGTGACCCGTTTGAAAAATATgtaagaatttttaatttcattcgttaaaatacaaatttagcTGTTAGTTTCTCTCGATGATAGATATATGATGTATTTTGTGACACTAGAGTAAATGAGGAGgacatgaatgaatcgataCCATATCTGAATGTATGATAAGatgactaaaaaaacaaacattttagGAGCAATGTCTCAAAACATGCTGgaaggactcgtgttggtttgtggggatAGTTGTCACGTAACCATGTTGCACGGGAGTGTcgggtgtcacaatcgcacttttgatggcagaggact is a window encoding:
- the LOC111778983 gene encoding uncharacterized protein LOC111778983; protein product: MPLTAVSLDSSVHCFTGLPSRPGFYRSFGVRPSISPKPSRFFLCCKKVEVSEPKHFASSFNFSNEGAAVSKFRSANAKDIDVATLGNLCVDIVLNVPNLPPEDDDERKAYMERLSSSPPDKRYWEAGGNCNMAIAAARLGLRCATIGHVGNEIYGQFLLDVLHDEGISTVGMSNVSHVASSKTFYETLLCWVLVDPLQRHGFCXRADFSKEPAFSWINELSGEIKTTVRRSKVLFCNGYGFDELTPNFIISIVKYALEVGTSIFFDPGPRGKSLSVGTPDEISALGHFLRMSDALLLTSDEAESLTGIKDPILAGKELLKKGVRTKWVIVKMGPRGSILITKTGIACAPAFKVNVVDTVGCGDSFVAAIAYGYIHNLPTLDTLTIANAVGAATAMGCGAGRSVATLEKVLELMMKANINEDNDFWNELFSENLDSQEITIMSKSDVNGDNRPVNYVVLHKMLSRLLPMLEHAQYERKLTS